The DNA sequence AAATTGATTATCATTTTGCTGCAATAATTTTATGATTTGTCTGTTTTTGAACTAAATATGAGTTATTTTTCTTTTAACTATCTTTTTTATCTTTGTAATACGTTCGAAAAACGTAATCACTCTTCAATAAAAATTCTATTTCTATGAAAAAAATAAATTATTTATCCTTTGCCTTTTTAGCTCTTTTTATGAGCAGTATGTTTTTCTTGTCTTCTTGTAAAGAAAAAAAGAAAGAAGAAAGTGTAGAAACTACAATTGATGAAAATTTAGAAAGTGCAGAAGATGCTGCTGCTTGGGAAAAAGCTCAAGCTACTATGAAAGATGTTGATACATTAGCTTTGCCAGATAAACTAACGATGCTCAACGATAGTGTAGTGGTAACGTGGAACAGACTTTTGGCTGCAGAACGTGAAAAAAACGACATGCTAGAAAAATTTATTCGTGAGGCAAATTATATAGAAGGCTTTAAAGGAAAAGAGCTTTTAGATAAATTGGAAGTTGAAAGAAAAGCACTTTTAAAACTGCGCTACGATGAGAATACCATGCAAAAAGCAGAAGTAATGGATGCTTATGATAAAAAGTTAGTAGAAGTTCAAACACTGGTTAAGCAAATCAAGGAAAACAATCCAGAATTAGAACGTTATCCTGTTCCTTACTCTGTCATTACATATTTTGGAAGTTTAGACAATACGGACTTTATGTTGAGGAAAGATTATTCAGACTATGCTAATCAACTCAATGAGTTACTAATGACTAAAAAGGATGAGATTCCAACGTTAGGCGAGCAGTTTGTTAAGATAAAACCTGCACCCAAATTCGTTTATGGTGATTTGAACTAAGTAAATGCTTGGCAGAATACTTTTTGATTTAGGAATAGTTATTGCAAAATTATGATTGTCAGTAGGGGATTCAAACACTATAATCGTCTATTGAGTTAATTAAATAGCTATTCCTAAATTCCTTATAATATATCTGTTATGAAAAAATTACGCACTACTATATTCAAAGATTTTATTTCCATTTTATATCAAAAACCATCTTTACAAACTTTTGTCATTTTGGCAGTTTGTATTAGCGTTCTCATTTTTTCAACTTCTGCTTTTATGACCTATCAAAATGGAAACAGAGTAGCCATGCTACCTAATGTTGAATTTAAGAAAGGAGAAGAAATATCCTATCTAGTACATTATGGTTTTATTAATGCTGGTGAGGCAATTGTAAAAGTAGATGATAATTTCCATAATGTAAATGGAAATAGTTGTTATAGAGTCGATGTAGAAGGCAAAACGGTAGGTGTATTTGCTTGGACAACCGATGTAGATGACAAATGGAGTTCATACATCGATAGAGAGAAACATATTCCAAGAAAGTTTTACAGGAAAATAAAAGAAAACAAATACAGAAAAGAAGAAACTGTAATGTTTGACCATGCTGGCAAACAAGCCAATGTAAAATATAAGAAAAGAGATGACAAAAAATGGACAAAGAAAGAATATCCTATTCCTACAAATG is a window from the Bernardetia sp. genome containing:
- a CDS encoding DUF3108 domain-containing protein, with protein sequence MKKLRTTIFKDFISILYQKPSLQTFVILAVCISVLIFSTSAFMTYQNGNRVAMLPNVEFKKGEEISYLVHYGFINAGEAIVKVDDNFHNVNGNSCYRVDVEGKTVGVFAWTTDVDDKWSSYIDREKHIPRKFYRKIKENKYRKEETVMFDHAGKQANVKYKKRDDKKWTKKEYPIPTNVQDMISGYYFLRRVDYEKLNKNEIIRMDAFFEDSVYDFKVRYIGKDVVKTKLGKKEAFVMTPIMPENSLFSGKESIKIWMSADEDRIPLKIRANMFIGGVEVDITEYKK